The following is a genomic window from Prevotella nigrescens.
TCGTGCGAAGTCGAAAATACGCCTTGCACTGAAGGAAACGCAGGTGAAAGAGGGCGTGTATGCAAAGGAAATGCTCGAAAGAAGGTTCAAGAACAAGAAGATTGAAATAGAGGAACAAACGCTTTTCCACCTTATAAAGCATCTTGGATTCAAGGAAATTACGGAGTTCTACAAGCAGATAGCCGACGAAAAGCTCGATGTAAACAACGTGATAGAAACGTATCAACAGCTCTACAATCAGACACACAACCAGAATACGCAGAAGGAAACTGAAAGTGCGGAGAAGTTCGAGCTTGCCAATGAAACGGCAGAACTGCTGAAGAGCAACGAAGACGTGCTCGTAATAGACCAGAATTTAAAGGGCATCGACTTCTCGCTGTCGAAGTGTTGCAACCCTATTTATGGCGACCCCATCTTCGGATTCGTTACCGTGAACGGCGGAATAAAGATACACCGAGAGGACTGTCCCAACGCTCCCGAACTGCGCAAACGCTTCGGCTACCGTGTAGTGAAAGCCAAATGGAGCGGCAAAGGCGGGGCAAATTACAGCATAACGCTGCGCATTATAGGGCACGATGATATTGGAATAGTGAACAACATTACCAATGTGCTGTCGAAAGAAGAGAAGGTTGTGATGCGTTCCATCAACATTGACTCGCACGACGGCCTGTTTTCGGGAAACCTCGTTGTGCTGATTGAAGACACATCGAAGCTGAACGCGCTCATAAAGAAGCTGAAAAATATAAAGGGAGTAAAACAAATTATAAGGTTATAAGCTGCAAATTCTTTCTCTCAGTTGCTTTAATTATTGGATAGGAAACGGTGTCCTCAATATGAGACAATGGGAATGCTGGTCTGGTCATGAATTCTCTGATGGCTCATAAACATGATTTATTTATTAAAGCGAATGCCACAAGCAATGTAATGGCTTTCGTTCCCGTCGTTGGCACAGTCATGGTTTTGAGTTTTCTCTTCGTGTTCCACGCAGTCGCAGTAGTAATTTCTATTCTGTTCTTTTAGGCTTGATCCGTAGTGAAAGCAAAGAACGTGTAAGATTATTTAATCTTCTTTACACCAAAGTCTTACCCAGGGCAGATAGGTGAAATATCTGGAGCTATCTATGGGCGCAATTATAGTAAACAGCAGGTGTCTTACTTGAACAATAGTTGCCGTGAAGACGTTGGACAATAGCTCGTTATTCAGCATTATATCGATGGAAGCCACTTTTGTAGCCAGATAGGAAAAGAAATCAGACAAGTCTGCACTTTCCCTTAGTATGTGCAGGCAACAATGGCAGACGAATGCTATCAGGGAACTTTCGCTGTGAAAGAAGAAGTAAATATGCGGGGTAGTTCGGTTCGTTACATCACAGAAGTTCTTAGATTGAACACGTAAACTATTATGTAGAACAGTTGAACAAGGAGGATATACATTGGAAATAGTTTGCTGCAAAACATCAGACCGCTCGAAATAGAGTTGTATATCTCCGAGAGCGTCTTTAATTTTCCACATGCTATACCATACGACAGAGAGGAAACAACGACAATGAGCGATAAAGCCGGAACAAGACTTGAAGAAAAGCTGCTTGGAAACAAACTGCCTGTAACGCTTAGCAAGGGTGCTTCCGGCAACATGGTAAACACAATGCTTAGGGCTATGAAACACAAGAAACCGAACAGGACCAGCCTTATGCCTACCCGTTCTCTATAGCGGAGTTCTGAAAAGCTACAGTGTCGGCGCAGCAATTTACACAATATGTTGTGAAGTCCACTCGTCTTATACACGCCCCAATCGATAGAAAGAAGCATCAGCCATACAAGCATATTATTCTTCAGGTTGTTGGTAAACTGTCCGGCAAACCACCGAAGACCTCTGCCGCTCAATAAAGAATTGATATTGACCTCGGGGAAAGCTGCAGTTATTAGCCATGAACTGAACACAATTAATAACTGCAGCACTATCAAGCCTAATGCTATAGTCCCGTATTTATTCTTCATCTGAATGCAGATTGTCTATGTCTATGATTCGTAACTCTAAGGCACGCACTACCAATCGGGTTGCATTTATGCTCATTCCCTTACGCTCGCTGCCAAACAACTTCTGTACAAGTTCGTTCTGCCGCTTCTCCAGACTCTTTACCCCGAAAGGCATACCGCGCAAGTTCGTAATCTGTTCTTTCGTATAACCTAATGCCAAATGCCGTAGAAAGCGTTCATCGTATTCGTCTATTTCGTAGTCTATCAGGGCTTCCTGGTGCATCAGTTCGTTGTTAATGCTGTTCTTGAATCTCTCTACTATCTTTTGCAGTATGGGCTGATTGAAGACCAGACGCTTTCCGCTCATTACGCTCGATACGTCGCCACGCGTAAGCAGTTCTCCGCTCTTCAGGCAAATACCATCGGCACCTGCGTCCAAAACGTCTACCCAAAGTTTCTCGTTCAACAGCTCGCCCGTAAATATCAGTACTTTTAGGTTCGGGTACAGCTCTTTCGTCTGTCTGCAAATTTCGACACCAATGGTCGTTGAACCTCCCAGTCCTAAATCTAACAACACTAAGTCCGGCAATTCTGCCTTCATCAGTTTCCAGTAGGCAATTTCGTTTTCGGCAGTGCCTATTATGTGTGCTTCTGGTATTTCGTTACGAAAGATACCTTCTGTGCCCTTTAGCTCTAAAGGTACGTCTTCAACAATAATTACTTTAAAATTCTCCATATTCTTTATTGTTCTTTTTTGCTTGCGATAATGTTATACTAAGTGTGGTGCCTCGTTCCGTATTATGAGCTATAATGCCACAACGATGCCGGTTGAAGCATTCGCCATTCTCGCGCACTATTTGTTTGCAAACCATATATGGCACGTGCTTTATGTCGGGTGCAAACAGGTTGACGCAAGCCTCGTCGGATAGTTGCAACTGCGACATGTACAAATGGAATACTATATATTTGGGCGATAAGTCGTCGATGTCTACTTTTATACTCTCTCCTCCGTCTTGCTTCTGCAGCAATTCGAATAAATATTTCAACAAGTCTACATCGCCTAAGACCACGAGCTTTCCCTTTTCGGGCGACAAGAGTTGCATATTCTTGGCAAGCAGCGTGCTCGCTTCTATTCTGCCATACATAGGTTTCAGCATAGAAGCCTGCTGTATGGCTTGCTTGCTTAGCGTAGAATAAAGTTCCTTATAGTATGCCGACAACTCGTCAATGGTATCTAACTCGGCATCTCTTTTAGAAAGAAGCTGACCAATCTTTGAAGGATAATACATGGTTTCGTGCTTCAGTGTGGAGAGACAGTTGTCTAAGATGTTGTTGCTTACGTGCAGTCTGTTGCTTTCGAGTTCCATTCTGTGCAGCTCGTCTTTCGCCAGCTCTATATTGGTGGAGCTTTCATTATAGCTGATAACAGACTTTTCCAACGCATCGTTAACTTTCTTTGTAATTTCTTTCAGGCTCTCGGGGAACTTATTTGTTGCTATGGTTCTTATCATCTGTTGCTTTTCGGCAAGCGTATTGTTGCTTAGAAGTATTGCGTTTATCTGTCGGATACTCTCAACATACGACTGGTATCGGAACCGTTGCCGATAGTACATAAAGTAATACAAAGGGAAAATGGAGAGCAGAAGCAGTATCAGCAGAACAATGGCTACATTCTTGTTCGATTCTGACCGCTGCATCATTCGGCAATA
Proteins encoded in this region:
- a CDS encoding AbgT family transporter encodes the protein MKNKYGTIALGLIVLQLLIVFSSWLITAAFPEVNINSLLSGRGLRWFAGQFTNNLKNNMLVWLMLLSIDWGVYKTSGLHNILCKLLRRHCSFSELRYRERVGIRLVLFGFLCFIALSIVFTMLPEAPLLSVTGSLFPSSFSSSLVPALSLIVVVSSLSYGIACGKLKTLSEIYNSISSGLMFCSKLFPMYILLVQLFYIIVYVFNLRTSVM
- a CDS encoding DUF5932 domain-containing protein → MENFKVIIVEDVPLELKGTEGIFRNEIPEAHIIGTAENEIAYWKLMKAELPDLVLLDLGLGGSTTIGVEICRQTKELYPNLKVLIFTGELLNEKLWVDVLDAGADGICLKSGELLTRGDVSSVMSGKRLVFNQPILQKIVERFKNSINNELMHQEALIDYEIDEYDERFLRHLALGYTKEQITNLRGMPFGVKSLEKRQNELVQKLFGSERKGMSINATRLVVRALELRIIDIDNLHSDEE